A genomic window from Rhodococcus sp. KBS0724 includes:
- a CDS encoding enoyl-CoA hydratase/isomerase family protein — protein MVNQMHALSPQDILDGRIDLPLLADGGTLDDPVVVLDLDGEFSEDVARAVSAKVLESDRVVLGRYTGRTPDAATRALSRALDSTVSTVSTENVREFVGVEDPDAELTSVLDRFHENPYASVVASQVLRLSENLSIPAALDVESLAYSTLLGTPDFKRWLDGRGPRPLPPPAPQEPVLIDRRDALLHITLNRPERRNAYGAQVRDGLVAALQIALLDPSVEKVLLDGAGPSFSAGGDLDEFGTTPDLAIAHLIRTRSGAARLMARLSDRIEVQVHGSCVGAGIEVPAFAADVRAHPDAVFRLPEISMGLIPGAGGTVSIPRRIGRWRSYHLFLSGAAINAERALEWGLIDSIASI, from the coding sequence ATGGTCAACCAGATGCACGCTCTGTCGCCGCAGGACATTCTCGACGGCAGGATCGATCTTCCACTTCTTGCAGATGGTGGCACACTTGACGATCCAGTGGTCGTTCTCGACCTGGACGGCGAGTTCTCAGAAGACGTAGCCCGTGCGGTGTCGGCAAAAGTCCTCGAATCCGACCGTGTGGTTCTCGGGAGGTACACGGGTCGCACACCGGACGCCGCAACAAGAGCATTGTCGCGGGCGCTCGACTCGACGGTGTCGACGGTATCGACCGAGAACGTCCGAGAGTTCGTAGGCGTCGAAGATCCTGACGCTGAACTCACGTCCGTCCTCGACCGCTTCCACGAGAACCCTTACGCGTCCGTTGTGGCCTCGCAGGTTTTGCGATTGAGCGAAAACCTGTCCATCCCCGCTGCGCTCGACGTTGAATCTCTGGCGTACTCGACACTGTTGGGCACTCCGGACTTCAAGCGGTGGCTGGACGGGCGGGGGCCTCGGCCGCTGCCGCCCCCAGCGCCCCAGGAGCCGGTGCTGATCGACCGTCGAGATGCGTTGTTGCACATCACCCTCAACCGCCCGGAACGCCGCAACGCCTACGGTGCGCAGGTCCGTGACGGACTGGTGGCAGCACTACAGATTGCTCTACTGGACCCCAGCGTCGAGAAGGTTCTGCTCGACGGCGCTGGTCCGTCGTTCTCCGCGGGCGGTGATCTCGACGAGTTCGGTACCACCCCGGATCTGGCCATCGCGCATCTGATTCGAACCCGGTCGGGAGCTGCGCGGCTGATGGCGCGCCTGTCCGATCGAATCGAGGTACAGGTTCACGGAAGCTGCGTAGGCGCGGGCATCGAGGTGCCGGCCTTTGCCGCTGACGTGCGCGCACACCCGGACGCGGTGTTCCGTCTTCCGGAAATCTCGATGGGTCTGATTCCCGGAGCGGGTGGCACCGTGTCGATCCCACGGCGGATCGGGCGTTGGCGCTCATATCACCTGTTCTTGTCCGGTGCTGCGATCAATGCGGAGCGTGCGCTCGAGTGGGGCTTGATCGATTCGATAGCGTCGATATAG
- a CDS encoding CoA transferase: MFAWPDDADEDRRVLDWLGSGIVPLTGSPSESPRIPPGNAATLARHLGKFINGNDDGARFLSERAAFTGFTRSGSISLGGSCRLLPTRDGWAAVSCARPDDPILLGALISAEIGEDPWPAVSAWLAAHPGTELAERASLLGLAAAPVAGSTTSVPRPTTRRSVEDLVVVDFSALWAGPLCSHLLGAAGARVVKVETPTRPDGARRGNSEFYELLHAGHESVVLDPSTSPGRSALAQLVERADIVIEASRPRALAGFGLDAEAAAASGTTWISITAAGRNSDRIGFGDDIAASSGLVAHNNSGAPVFVGDAIADPLSGLMAAALAMSETPTAGHLWDLSMADLVASTLTHGTDASLPRSCASAVAVPERRKYVGTAPASGSDTHAVLRSLGIVAP; this comes from the coding sequence ATGTTTGCCTGGCCCGATGACGCCGACGAAGACCGCCGCGTCCTCGACTGGCTCGGCAGCGGGATAGTGCCACTCACCGGCTCCCCCAGCGAATCTCCCAGAATTCCCCCGGGAAACGCCGCCACCCTGGCCAGGCATCTCGGTAAATTCATCAACGGCAACGACGACGGAGCCCGCTTTCTTTCCGAACGCGCGGCATTCACCGGATTCACTCGCAGCGGCTCCATCTCGCTTGGGGGTAGCTGCCGCCTCCTACCTACGCGAGACGGCTGGGCCGCGGTGTCTTGCGCCCGACCGGACGACCCGATTCTCCTTGGCGCACTGATCTCCGCGGAGATCGGCGAGGATCCCTGGCCTGCGGTAAGTGCCTGGTTAGCCGCGCATCCCGGAACCGAACTGGCCGAGCGTGCATCCCTGCTCGGGTTGGCGGCCGCCCCGGTCGCAGGCTCGACTACGTCAGTTCCCAGGCCTACCACCCGGCGATCCGTCGAGGATCTGGTTGTTGTCGATTTCAGCGCACTATGGGCGGGCCCTCTGTGCTCACATCTACTCGGAGCCGCGGGCGCGAGAGTCGTGAAGGTGGAAACACCGACAAGACCGGACGGAGCGCGTCGCGGCAACAGCGAATTCTACGAACTACTTCATGCGGGCCACGAGTCCGTCGTCCTCGATCCGAGTACTTCGCCCGGCCGGTCCGCACTCGCGCAACTCGTGGAACGCGCCGACATCGTGATCGAAGCGTCGCGGCCACGCGCACTTGCGGGTTTCGGACTCGACGCAGAAGCTGCGGCCGCATCCGGTACCACCTGGATTTCCATCACGGCAGCAGGAAGGAACTCCGACCGCATCGGATTCGGCGACGACATCGCGGCATCAAGTGGTCTTGTTGCACATAATAATTCAGGCGCACCTGTGTTTGTCGGCGACGCGATAGCCGACCCTCTGAGTGGACTCATGGCGGCCGCCCTCGCCATGTCCGAGACACCGACCGCAGGACATCTCTGGGACCTGTCGATGGCCGACCTTGTCGCGTCGACGCTTACACACGGAACCGATGCCTCGTTGCCCCGATCATGTGCATCAGCAGTGGCCGTTCCGGAAAGACGCAAGTACGTCGGTACGGCGCCCGCCTCGGGCTCCGACACACACGCTGTTCTACGAAGCCTCGGAATTGTGGCCCCGTGA
- a CDS encoding acyl-CoA dehydrogenase family protein, whose product MQVDADDFADILATAREFIRKEVVPREQEIADTDAIPEDIRKKAAAIGLFGYAIPQEWGGLGLDLTQDVELAMEFGYTSLALRSMFGTNNGIAGQVLVGFGTDEQKAQWLERIASGEVVASFALTEPGAGSNPAGLRTKAVRDGSDWVIDGNKRFITNAPTAQLFVVFARTRPADADGPGIAVFLVPADTEGVTVGPKDKKMGQEGAWTSEVSFDNVRVPASALVGGDEDTGYRAAMTSLARGRVHIAALSVGAAQRALDESVAFATVTQQGGTVIGDFQLVQAMLADQQVGVMAGRAMVREVAARYVTGEDRRLGPSAAKLFCTEMVGNVADLAVQIHGGSGYMRGVPVERIYREVRLLRLYEGTSEIQRLILGGGLVSQAKKQAK is encoded by the coding sequence ATGCAGGTCGACGCGGACGACTTCGCCGATATCTTGGCGACGGCAAGGGAATTCATCCGGAAGGAAGTTGTCCCTCGTGAGCAGGAGATTGCCGATACCGATGCCATTCCGGAGGACATCCGGAAGAAGGCTGCCGCTATCGGACTGTTCGGTTATGCCATTCCCCAGGAATGGGGTGGCCTGGGCCTCGATCTCACGCAAGACGTCGAACTCGCGATGGAGTTCGGGTACACGTCGCTGGCTCTACGCTCGATGTTCGGAACCAACAACGGCATCGCCGGACAGGTACTCGTCGGCTTCGGTACAGACGAACAGAAGGCGCAGTGGCTCGAACGCATAGCGTCGGGTGAGGTAGTCGCCTCGTTTGCACTGACCGAACCCGGAGCAGGATCCAACCCTGCCGGCCTGCGCACCAAGGCGGTCCGCGACGGGAGCGACTGGGTGATCGACGGCAACAAGCGGTTCATCACCAACGCTCCGACCGCGCAACTATTTGTCGTCTTCGCGCGTACGCGTCCGGCTGATGCGGACGGCCCCGGTATCGCTGTCTTTCTGGTCCCGGCCGATACCGAAGGTGTCACGGTGGGGCCGAAAGACAAGAAGATGGGTCAGGAAGGTGCGTGGACCTCCGAGGTCAGTTTCGACAACGTTCGCGTCCCCGCATCGGCTCTGGTCGGCGGTGACGAGGACACGGGATATCGCGCCGCCATGACGTCCTTGGCGCGCGGACGCGTCCATATCGCTGCCTTGTCGGTGGGCGCGGCACAGCGAGCCCTCGATGAATCCGTCGCCTTTGCCACCGTCACACAGCAGGGTGGGACGGTGATCGGTGACTTCCAGTTGGTCCAGGCGATGCTCGCCGATCAGCAAGTCGGCGTGATGGCAGGCCGAGCCATGGTCCGTGAGGTCGCGGCACGCTATGTCACCGGCGAGGACCGTCGCCTCGGACCGTCGGCGGCAAAGCTCTTCTGCACCGAGATGGTGGGAAACGTAGCTGACCTTGCCGTCCAGATCCACGGTGGCAGTGGGTACATGCGGGGAGTTCCGGTCGAGCGGATCTACCGGGAAGTGCGGTTGCTGCGCCTCTACGAGGGAACCAGCGAAATTCAGCGGTTGATACTCGGCGGTGGCCTTGTGTCGCAGGCAAAGAAGCAAGCGAAGTAA
- a CDS encoding enoyl-CoA hydratase, with protein MSKTQINESAVATSVDESTGIGFLTLDQPQRRNPLSAQTMREVTTGLRELSADPRVRIVVVRAEGPVFSAGHDLTEMIGRTLDDERAIFDGCTEMMETVQQIAQPVIAAVQGPAIAAGCQLAASCDLVVAASNAVFGTPGVKIGLFCSTPMVALSRAVGRKRSMQMLLTGQTIDAETAADWGLVNFVVEPEDLDREVRELAAKITTASPLTVKIGKQAFYQQIDLPQAQAYEAMAETMATNAVTCDAQEGMQAFVDKRAPQWQNK; from the coding sequence ATGTCGAAGACGCAGATAAACGAGAGCGCGGTAGCTACATCAGTCGACGAGTCGACAGGAATCGGATTTCTGACCCTCGATCAGCCGCAGCGGCGCAATCCGCTCTCGGCGCAGACCATGCGGGAGGTGACCACGGGCCTTCGGGAACTCTCCGCCGACCCCCGCGTCCGGATTGTTGTCGTGCGAGCTGAGGGGCCGGTGTTCTCGGCCGGCCACGATCTGACGGAGATGATCGGCCGCACTCTCGATGACGAGCGCGCGATCTTCGACGGCTGCACCGAGATGATGGAGACGGTCCAGCAGATTGCCCAGCCGGTGATCGCTGCGGTGCAGGGACCGGCAATCGCGGCGGGATGCCAGTTGGCGGCGTCGTGCGACCTTGTGGTGGCGGCGTCGAATGCTGTTTTCGGTACTCCCGGAGTCAAGATCGGCTTGTTCTGCTCTACGCCGATGGTGGCCCTGAGTAGGGCGGTTGGCCGCAAGCGGTCGATGCAGATGCTGCTGACGGGCCAGACGATCGACGCCGAGACCGCTGCCGATTGGGGTCTGGTGAACTTCGTCGTAGAACCAGAAGACCTGGACCGGGAAGTGCGGGAACTGGCCGCCAAGATCACGACTGCCAGCCCGCTGACAGTGAAGATCGGTAAGCAGGCGTTCTATCAGCAGATCGATCTGCCCCAGGCGCAGGCCTACGAGGCAATGGCGGAAACGATGGCAACAAACGCCGTGACCTGCGACGCTCAGGAAGGTATGCAGGCGTTTGTGGATAAGCGGGCGCCGCAGTGGCAGAACAAATGA
- a CDS encoding acyl-CoA synthetase, with amino-acid sequence MSLDPRTNTIDGVLRRSAAKYPDRVAVVFEDRSHTYRGLDEAVTRVAAYLVNLGLQHGDRVAAYGTNSDAYVIGFLACCRAGLVHVPVNYALKGDELRYLVAQSGARAVLVDPALLPTLDSVRGDLDIDHVVPLRDDKNSVVTISAAGQVPTFESRASSTDLAQLLYTSGTTSKPKGAMMSHAALVHEYVSSVIALGLDKADNPLICMPMYHSAGMHVFMLPYLSVGATVNVMAAPDIPEILRRIEADKIGSLFLAPTVWVPLANHPDLDTRDLSSLKKAQYGASIMPVTVLNRLRERYPDIGFYNCFGQSEIGPLAAVLQPEEHADRPSSCGRAVFFVETRVVDAEGNDVPDGVSGEVLYRSPQLCNGYWENQEATAEAFRDGWFHSGDLVVRDSEGFITVVDRIKDVINTGGILVASREVEDAIYTHPAVAEVAVIGTPDEKWIEAVTAIVVLKDGQEALTPEVLIAYVKEKIAPFKVPKHVRFVPELPRNQSGKLLKRELRTV; translated from the coding sequence ATGAGCCTGGACCCGCGGACCAACACCATTGACGGAGTGCTTCGGCGCTCGGCGGCCAAGTACCCGGATCGGGTAGCTGTTGTTTTCGAAGATCGCTCACATACGTATCGGGGGCTCGACGAGGCGGTGACGCGGGTCGCGGCGTATCTCGTCAACCTCGGGTTGCAGCACGGCGATCGGGTGGCCGCGTACGGAACCAACTCCGACGCGTATGTAATCGGGTTCCTCGCGTGTTGCCGGGCCGGCTTGGTACACGTACCCGTGAACTACGCGCTCAAGGGTGATGAACTGCGCTACCTGGTCGCACAGTCCGGCGCTCGGGCTGTTCTGGTTGATCCGGCATTGCTGCCGACGCTCGATTCCGTGCGCGGCGATCTTGATATCGACCACGTTGTGCCGTTGCGTGACGACAAGAACTCGGTGGTCACCATCAGCGCCGCCGGACAGGTCCCGACCTTCGAATCGAGAGCCTCGTCAACCGATCTGGCACAGCTGCTCTACACGTCGGGAACAACATCGAAGCCCAAGGGCGCGATGATGTCTCATGCCGCTCTGGTACACGAGTACGTGTCGTCGGTGATTGCGCTCGGACTCGACAAGGCAGATAACCCCTTGATCTGCATGCCCATGTACCACTCTGCGGGAATGCACGTCTTCATGCTTCCGTATCTGTCAGTCGGTGCGACGGTCAACGTGATGGCGGCCCCGGACATCCCGGAGATTCTGCGCCGCATCGAAGCCGACAAGATCGGCTCGCTGTTCCTCGCTCCCACCGTCTGGGTACCGCTGGCCAATCATCCGGATCTCGACACCCGTGATCTGTCTTCGCTGAAGAAAGCGCAGTACGGTGCGTCGATCATGCCGGTCACCGTGCTGAACCGCTTGCGCGAGCGGTACCCGGACATCGGCTTCTACAACTGCTTCGGACAGTCCGAAATCGGCCCACTGGCAGCCGTTCTGCAGCCGGAAGAGCACGCGGATCGGCCGTCGTCGTGCGGTCGGGCGGTGTTCTTCGTGGAAACCCGAGTTGTCGACGCCGAGGGCAACGATGTTCCGGACGGTGTTTCCGGAGAGGTTCTCTACCGCTCGCCGCAACTGTGCAATGGCTACTGGGAGAACCAGGAAGCAACTGCAGAAGCTTTCCGCGACGGCTGGTTTCATTCCGGCGACCTGGTCGTGCGTGACAGTGAAGGGTTCATCACCGTCGTCGACCGCATCAAGGACGTCATCAACACGGGCGGCATTCTCGTCGCATCCCGCGAAGTCGAAGACGCCATCTACACGCACCCGGCTGTTGCCGAAGTTGCCGTCATCGGAACACCCGACGAGAAGTGGATCGAAGCGGTCACCGCAATCGTGGTTCTCAAGGACGGTCAGGAGGCACTGACGCCGGAGGTGCTGATCGCCTATGTGAAGGAGAAGATCGCTCCCTTCAAGGTGCCCAAGCATGTTCGTTTCGTGCCGGAGCTGCCCCGGAACCAAAGTGGGAAGCTGCTCAAGCGGGAACTGCGCACGGTCTAG
- a CDS encoding aldehyde dehydrogenase family protein, translating to MSTDAIITTDLAQILHAQQAASRAAGAPSAEERRRRIQQVIDLLVANHKDLTEAMNEDFGGRLPAYSVMNDVLGSMVSLKHVRDSLDEWMVRSPRSTGAVQEQLGAKAYVAYQPKGSIGIIGTWNAPLFTLLSPLACALGAGNRAILKPSEIVPHTAAVLADAAARALDPLEIAVVTGGPDVADKLTSLPFDHLVFTGSTSVGKLVMANAAKNLVPVTLELGGKSPSVLGKSADFDEAARRLAIAKSTNGGQLCVSPDLIYVPREGIERFITAFADSFTGLFPTVADNTDMVSIVNDRHLARIEGYIADAADRGARIITVPDEELSADTRRRPLRLVVDPPVDAEIMKEEIFGPAVVILPYDEMDAVVADINSRPKPLALYYFGTDLDEKESVLERTNSGGVTINDAMAHPGLSDAPFGGVGASGIGHYHGREGFLEFSHARTVLEAAEHDPRGEWGMLPPYGDSFEQMMLAQVTP from the coding sequence ATGAGCACCGACGCCATCATCACCACCGACCTTGCGCAGATCCTGCACGCACAACAGGCCGCCTCCCGCGCCGCGGGAGCGCCGAGCGCAGAGGAACGTCGCCGGCGCATCCAACAGGTGATCGACCTGCTCGTGGCGAACCACAAAGATCTGACCGAAGCCATGAACGAAGATTTCGGCGGACGCCTCCCGGCCTACTCGGTCATGAATGACGTTCTCGGATCAATGGTTTCACTCAAGCATGTCCGAGATTCCCTCGACGAGTGGATGGTTCGCTCGCCGCGCTCCACCGGCGCCGTCCAGGAACAGCTGGGCGCCAAGGCCTACGTCGCGTACCAGCCCAAGGGCTCCATCGGCATCATCGGCACCTGGAACGCACCCCTCTTCACGCTCTTGAGCCCCCTCGCCTGCGCACTCGGAGCCGGCAACCGTGCCATTCTGAAGCCTTCCGAAATCGTGCCGCACACCGCTGCCGTCTTGGCTGATGCTGCAGCACGCGCCCTCGACCCCCTCGAAATCGCCGTCGTCACAGGTGGACCCGATGTCGCTGACAAGCTCACCTCGCTCCCCTTCGACCACTTGGTCTTCACCGGAAGCACGTCCGTCGGCAAGCTGGTGATGGCCAACGCCGCGAAGAACCTCGTCCCGGTCACTCTCGAACTCGGTGGAAAGTCGCCGAGCGTTCTGGGTAAGAGCGCCGACTTCGACGAAGCTGCCCGCCGCTTGGCTATTGCGAAGTCCACCAACGGTGGTCAACTCTGTGTCTCGCCCGACCTGATCTACGTTCCGCGTGAAGGCATCGAACGCTTCATCACCGCGTTCGCCGATTCGTTCACCGGTCTCTTCCCCACCGTTGCCGACAACACCGACATGGTCTCCATCGTCAACGACCGCCATCTCGCCCGTATCGAGGGATACATCGCCGATGCCGCCGATCGCGGCGCGCGCATCATCACCGTTCCCGACGAAGAACTTTCGGCTGACACACGACGACGTCCATTGCGGTTGGTCGTCGATCCCCCGGTGGATGCCGAGATCATGAAGGAGGAGATCTTCGGACCGGCCGTCGTGATCTTGCCTTACGACGAGATGGACGCCGTTGTCGCCGATATCAACTCGCGCCCGAAGCCGTTGGCGCTGTACTACTTCGGCACCGATCTCGACGAGAAGGAATCCGTGCTCGAACGCACCAATTCCGGTGGTGTCACGATCAACGACGCGATGGCGCACCCCGGCCTCTCCGACGCACCGTTCGGTGGTGTCGGCGCATCCGGAATCGGTCACTACCACGGCCGCGAAGGCTTCCTCGAGTTCAGCCACGCACGTACGGTTCTCGAAGCAGCAGAACATGATCCGCGCGGCGAGTGGGGCATGTTGCCGCCGTACGGCGACAGCTTCGAGCAGATGATGCTGGCTCAGGTCACTCCGTAG
- a CDS encoding amidohydrolase family protein: MSDLLITDCSVGNRHSLDIRISDGVITEVGRRLARRGEDILDADGNQVIPGLCDHHIHLQALAARRSSVECGPPAVRNAHELAAALQGSPGSDGWVRGVGYFESVAGDLDRDALDHLHASRPVRIQHRSGAMWVLNTAGVVAARLGQADHPGVERDGAGRPTGRVWRADSWLRAQIPGNSPPSLRDVGTELSRLGVTAVTDATPDLAPESTESICAAISLGDIPQRVHLLGVPLGASVPSTGPTVGPYKIVLADSGLPDLEQLATLIESAHSIGRPVAAHSVSREALLILLSVLGEIGTIPGDRIEHGALIPVESITEINRLGLAVVTQPGFIADRGDDYLEHVAAIDHQDLYRCRSLLDAAVPVAFSSDAPYGPLDPWSVIAASQTRLTPAGTVLGGAETIDYNTALAAYLGSPEDPGGPPRRVEVGAAGDLVLISPTQSPSVLATVIGGKQIY; encoded by the coding sequence GTGAGCGATCTGCTGATCACCGATTGCTCGGTCGGTAACCGTCACAGCCTCGATATTCGCATCTCCGACGGTGTGATCACCGAGGTCGGTCGCAGACTCGCTCGCCGGGGCGAGGACATCCTCGACGCCGACGGCAATCAGGTCATTCCCGGTCTGTGCGATCACCACATCCACCTACAGGCGTTGGCAGCCCGACGCAGTTCCGTGGAATGTGGTCCACCCGCCGTACGGAATGCGCATGAACTGGCTGCGGCACTGCAGGGTTCACCCGGTTCCGACGGCTGGGTCCGAGGCGTCGGATACTTCGAATCGGTGGCGGGCGATCTCGATCGTGATGCCCTCGATCATCTGCACGCGTCACGACCCGTTCGTATCCAGCATCGCAGCGGCGCGATGTGGGTACTCAACACTGCCGGTGTCGTTGCTGCCCGACTGGGGCAAGCGGACCATCCCGGTGTCGAACGAGACGGCGCAGGAAGACCGACCGGCCGAGTGTGGCGCGCAGACTCGTGGCTTCGCGCACAGATCCCGGGAAATTCGCCACCGTCGTTACGCGATGTGGGGACCGAGTTGTCACGACTCGGCGTCACTGCGGTAACTGACGCGACGCCGGACCTGGCGCCGGAAAGCACCGAATCCATCTGCGCAGCAATATCTTTAGGAGATATTCCACAGCGAGTCCATCTCCTCGGAGTACCACTGGGAGCCTCGGTGCCGTCGACGGGACCAACCGTCGGACCCTACAAGATCGTTCTTGCCGATTCCGGGCTTCCCGATCTCGAACAGCTAGCCACCCTTATCGAGTCCGCACACTCGATCGGGCGACCTGTTGCAGCGCACAGTGTCAGCCGCGAAGCGCTACTGATCTTGCTGTCCGTACTCGGCGAAATCGGCACAATTCCGGGTGATCGGATCGAACACGGAGCATTGATACCCGTCGAATCCATCACCGAGATCAACCGCCTCGGGTTGGCAGTCGTGACCCAGCCGGGCTTCATTGCCGATCGCGGCGACGACTACCTCGAACATGTTGCTGCCATCGACCACCAGGATTTGTACCGTTGCCGATCCTTGCTGGATGCCGCTGTACCGGTGGCATTTTCGAGTGATGCGCCGTACGGTCCACTCGACCCGTGGAGTGTTATCGCAGCGTCGCAAACGCGGTTGACGCCCGCGGGCACTGTTCTGGGCGGCGCCGAGACAATCGACTACAACACAGCGCTGGCCGCCTATCTCGGCAGTCCCGAAGATCCAGGCGGCCCCCCGCGCCGAGTCGAAGTCGGCGCAGCGGGCGACCTGGTTCTGATCTCCCCGACACAGTCACCGTCGGTGCTGGCAACGGTCATCGGCGGCAAGCAAATCTACTAG